GACGGTCTCTTGACACGCTAAACTTAGGCGAAACGGCAACTAGCGAACAAATTAAATCCCGTTATAAAGAACTGGTAAAAATACACCACCCTGATGCCAATGGCGGTGACCGATCCTCGGAAGATCGACTACGTGAGGTTATCCAAGCCTACAACACGCTGAAAAAGGCGGGACTTTGCGACTAAGCGCTTATGCGCACAGGGCTTCTTGAATACTTTCCCATCCCGCACTTGCCGGGCTTGGAGGACCAATGACAGATACAATGACGACCGCCGAAACTTTGCCTGATACAGAAATTTCCGTTCGAGATGTTTTTGGTATTGATACCGATCTCGTGGTGCCTGCCTTTTCAGAGCCAACAGAGCATGTTCCAGACATTGACAGGGACTACCTCTTCGATGAAACAACGACCCTGTCCATTCTTGCCGGCTTTGCTCGCAATAGACGCGTAATGGTTACCGGTTACCACGGTACTGGTAAATCGACCCACATCGAGCAAGTCGCAGCTCGCCTCAATTGGCCATGTGTGCGTGTAAACTTGGACAGCCATGTCAGCCGTATTGATCTGGTCGGGAAAGATGCGATCGTTATCAAAGAAGGCTTAACCGTTACAGAATTTAAAGATGGGATTCTTCCTTGGGCCCTTCAAAACAATGTGGCATTGGTTTTTGATGAATACGATGCTGGCCGCCCTGATGTGATGTTCGTAATCCAGCGTGTTCTAGAAGTTTCCGGTCGTCTTACGCTTCTGGACCAAAACCGAGTAATTCGCCCTCACCCGGCGTTCAGACTGTTTGCAACCTCCAATACGGTTGGGCTAGGCGACACTTCCGGCCTTTATCACGGAACCCAGCAGATCAACCAGGGTCAGATGGATCGCTGGTCAATCGTCACCACACTTAACTACTTGCCGCATGATAACGAAGTAGAGATTGTTCTATCTAAATCGCCTCACTACCAAAACGATACCGGCCGTTCTATCGTCTCAAAAATGGTAAGAGTAGCGGACATGACGCGCAACGCCTTTGTGAATGGTGACATTTCAACGGTCATGAGCCCACGTACCGTTATTACCTGGTCTGAAAATGCTGAAATTTTCGGTGATGTCGGCTTTGCATTCCGACTAACATTCCTCAATAAGTGTGATGAAACCGAACAAATGCTTGTCGCAGAATTTTACCAACGCTGCTTTGGACAGGAGCTTCCTGAATCAGCTGCCAATGTCGTTTTGAGCTGAGGCATTTATCATGGCAGTGCGCAGTAACTTCTCCCAGAATAATCAACCTTCAATGGACCCTTTGAAACAAGCCATTGGCTCTACGGTAAAAGCTATTGCAGGTAAGCCTGATCTTGAGGTTATCTATACTGCGGACAAGCCCAGTTTGTCGGGAGAGAGGATCAGGCTTCCAGAACCCAGTCGACGAATGACGCACAACGATGTCTCCGTCACACGTGGGCTTGGTGATTCTATGGCTCTGCGCCTTGCCAGTCACAGTAGCGACATTCATGGTAAATTTGTCCCTTTAGGCAACAATGCACGCGCCATATTTGACGCCCTAGAGCAAACACGCTGCGAGTCTCTGGGGTCAAATCGAATGATCGGTGTTGGTGACAACATCGATGCCATGCTTGAAGAGCGGTATCTAAAAGGAGACTACGCCCATATATCTAATCGGGAAGAAGCTCCCTTAGAAGATGCCGTTGCACTCTTGGCAAGAGAGCGCTTAACAGGGCGAAAGCCCCCTGAATCTGCACAAAAAATTGTCGAATTGTGGCGCGACTGGATTGAAAACAAAGCTGGTGAAGATCTGGATGACCTCCAGAACCGCATTGAAAACCAAGAGAAGTTTGCCAATCAAGTGCGAAACCTATTGACCAGCTTGGATATGGCAGACGAGCTGGGTGACAATCCTGAACAAGATACTGAAGAAGAAGCTGAAGGCAATCAGGATCAGGATGAGCGAGCAGACCCATCTGGCGACTCCGAAGAAGACAGTGGCGAGCAAGAAGGCGCTCCCCAAGACGAGCAGTTGTCTGGAGAAGATCAGGACGAGGGTGAGACTGAAGGCGCGGACAGCGACATGCGTGAGCTGGGTGAAGACGACATGTCTTCCGAAGCTGACGAGGCGGGAGACGAACAGCGCAAAGACCTTCCGTTTACCAACCATGCCCCTCGGGATGAATATCGCGTCTATACAGAAGGGTTTGACGAAGTCATTACCGCCGAAGAGTTATGCGACCAAACTGAACTTGATCGCCTTCGCGGCTTTTTGGATAAACAACTATCAACCCTGTCTGGTGCCGTGTCCCGCTTGGCAAACCGCCTTCAGCGCAAATTGATGGCCCAGCAAAATAGAGCTTGGGATTTTGACCTAGAAGAAGGAATCATCGATTCAGCCCGTCTACACAGGGTTGTCATCGACCCAATGCAGCCATTGGCTTTCAAATGGGAGCAAGATACAGAGTTCCGCGATACTGTCGTAACACTGCTTCTAGACAACTCCGGCTCCATGCGCGGAAGGCCAATTACAGTAGCCGCTACATGCGCTGACATTTTGGCACGAACACTCGAGCGCTGCGGTGTAAAAGTTGAAATTCTTGGATTTACAACAAAAGCGTGGAAAGGCGGGCAATCCCGTGAAGCTTGGCTTAAAGATGGGAAACCGGCCCAGCCAGGCCGATTAAACGACCTCCGCCACATTATTTACAAGTCTGCGGACACTCCATGGCGCCGTGCGAAGCGAAACCTCGGCCTCATGATGCGAGAAGGGCTTTTAAAAGAAAATATTGACGGGGAGGCTCTTGATTGGGCTCATAAGCGCCTATTGGGAAGGCCTGAACAACGCCGTATTCTAATGATGATCTCTGACGGAGCTCCGGTTGACGATTGTACACTATCGGTAAACCCCGGCGACTATCTTGAAAAGCACCTGCGTAATGTGATCGAGGAGATTGAGAACCGCTCTCCAGTAGAACTTATTGCTATTGGCATTGGACATGATGTGACCCGTTATTATCAAAGGGCTGTTACTATCATAGATGCCGAAGAGCTTGCAGGAGCGATGACCGACCAGCTTGCCGATCTTTTTGATGAAAATATTAATTCACCACATCAAGGTCGACGGTAGCGGAGGCTTATATGGGTGTATCCAGACGTTCCTTTGTCAAAAGCTTGAGCGTCTGGGCCTTGACTGCAAGCTGGCCGGCACCCCTCAGCTATGCCAAGCCTCTTGCAGAATTTACAAGTGTCTCACTTTCTCAAAAACCAATTACCCATTTCAATATATCAAAACCTGACCAGAAAGAATTTGCTAACCTTTTGTTTCTCGGCGGACTGGAGTTTTCTTCATCACATAGGCAGCTCGGCGGTATATCTGGTGCAACTATATCCCCAAGCGGCGATCACCTACTTTGTGTCACCGATAACGGACACTGGGTCAAGGCAGGCATCAAGCAGAACGCAACAGGAAAGCCGCTGGCCCTCGAAAACGTTTACATAGCCCCAATGCTATCCCCCACCCGAAAAGCTCTACCTGGAACGCCTTTGTCAGATATAGAGGCAATTACCCTCGCCCCACAACCGGGCCAACAGCGGCTGTTGGTAAGTTATGAAACCGCCAATGGCATACTCTCCTACCCATACCCATTAGACCTCACTAAAAAACCCCAAAAAATTACACTGCCAAATGAGATTAGACAACTCAGAACCAACAAAGGTCTGGAAGCTCTAGCAATAGCTCCCAATCAGTCAAAGTTTCGAAACCATGTAATCGCCATTGCTGAACGTGGAAGGAGTTTAAAGGTAAATAGGCCCGGCTTCATACTCAGCTTGAATGGAAAATTAACCGCACGCTTCGAAATTGACCGCCTCGGTGACTTTGATATAACAGATATTACCTTTTTACCCTCAGGCGACATGTTACTTTTGGAAAGGCTGTTCAACTTCCAACAAGGCTTGAAGATGCGGATCCGTAAAATAAAACCTTACGAAATTACGAACGGTGCTGTCATAAAGGGAAGCGTGCTTCTAGAAGCTGACATGGGGCATCAAATTGACAACATGGAAGTTATCACTGCTCATAAAGGAATAAGAGGGGAAACAATTCTCACCCTTATGTCAGATGATAATCGAAACTTTCTGCAAAGAAACTTACTCCTGCGTTTCAGTTTGAGCGACAGCAAAAATTAGGTCGCACTTAACTGCCTAAAGCAAAAAGCCGCGTTTAAAAGACGCGGCTTTCAAAGTCTTTAGAGCACGATA
This genomic window from Pseudovibrio sp. M1P-2-3 contains:
- the cobS gene encoding cobaltochelatase subunit CobS, whose amino-acid sequence is MTDTMTTAETLPDTEISVRDVFGIDTDLVVPAFSEPTEHVPDIDRDYLFDETTTLSILAGFARNRRVMVTGYHGTGKSTHIEQVAARLNWPCVRVNLDSHVSRIDLVGKDAIVIKEGLTVTEFKDGILPWALQNNVALVFDEYDAGRPDVMFVIQRVLEVSGRLTLLDQNRVIRPHPAFRLFATSNTVGLGDTSGLYHGTQQINQGQMDRWSIVTTLNYLPHDNEVEIVLSKSPHYQNDTGRSIVSKMVRVADMTRNAFVNGDISTVMSPRTVITWSENAEIFGDVGFAFRLTFLNKCDETEQMLVAEFYQRCFGQELPESAANVVLS
- the cobT gene encoding cobaltochelatase subunit CobT, which translates into the protein MAVRSNFSQNNQPSMDPLKQAIGSTVKAIAGKPDLEVIYTADKPSLSGERIRLPEPSRRMTHNDVSVTRGLGDSMALRLASHSSDIHGKFVPLGNNARAIFDALEQTRCESLGSNRMIGVGDNIDAMLEERYLKGDYAHISNREEAPLEDAVALLARERLTGRKPPESAQKIVELWRDWIENKAGEDLDDLQNRIENQEKFANQVRNLLTSLDMADELGDNPEQDTEEEAEGNQDQDERADPSGDSEEDSGEQEGAPQDEQLSGEDQDEGETEGADSDMRELGEDDMSSEADEAGDEQRKDLPFTNHAPRDEYRVYTEGFDEVITAEELCDQTELDRLRGFLDKQLSTLSGAVSRLANRLQRKLMAQQNRAWDFDLEEGIIDSARLHRVVIDPMQPLAFKWEQDTEFRDTVVTLLLDNSGSMRGRPITVAATCADILARTLERCGVKVEILGFTTKAWKGGQSREAWLKDGKPAQPGRLNDLRHIIYKSADTPWRRAKRNLGLMMREGLLKENIDGEALDWAHKRLLGRPEQRRILMMISDGAPVDDCTLSVNPGDYLEKHLRNVIEEIENRSPVELIAIGIGHDVTRYYQRAVTIIDAEELAGAMTDQLADLFDENINSPHQGRR
- a CDS encoding esterase-like activity of phytase family protein yields the protein MGVSRRSFVKSLSVWALTASWPAPLSYAKPLAEFTSVSLSQKPITHFNISKPDQKEFANLLFLGGLEFSSSHRQLGGISGATISPSGDHLLCVTDNGHWVKAGIKQNATGKPLALENVYIAPMLSPTRKALPGTPLSDIEAITLAPQPGQQRLLVSYETANGILSYPYPLDLTKKPQKITLPNEIRQLRTNKGLEALAIAPNQSKFRNHVIAIAERGRSLKVNRPGFILSLNGKLTARFEIDRLGDFDITDITFLPSGDMLLLERLFNFQQGLKMRIRKIKPYEITNGAVIKGSVLLEADMGHQIDNMEVITAHKGIRGETILTLMSDDNRNFLQRNLLLRFSLSDSKN